TGTCACGATGACCAAGATAAACGTCTTTTTTAATACGCTTAAATGTTCGACTCTGCTCTATAGAATATAAAACGCAAATACATAAGCAAATGAATGGCAATATTGTAGAGTAACTCGCAATAGATAGCAAAGAGAAGGCAATCAAATTAAACGCTGCACGTCTGAAAGTTGAAACGATATAACGCCGAAGCTTTTCTTTCTATGTTTTTGATAGATCTGTCTATgaatttttcttaatatatttatctatagaaaagtttatttatcttaaaaattattatgatTCGATAAAGATATTAGATTATATAGTATATACTGTTGTTAATAATTTATCTCTTCaaacaaaaattaatgaaaacgaTATATTACTACtaaataattatgattataaTATGTTACTACTGAATCGATCTTCATCCATGGATTCAATGATTCGAAACTATATTCGTAGATGTGCGTGGCTATCAACGGCTTGGAGTACGTCCGACGATGGCTTCTGAATTTAGGAGAGGAGTTACTCGTGGAAAAAGTTCTAACAGCCTTGGAGTGTCAAGCTGGTGATTCTGCACGAATGCAGTGGAGAACCGCTTTGACGTCACCGCTGGAACAGGCACCAGGACAAATGTTGCTGTTCATAAACCAGATCGTTTCGAGGATCGGCACGAAGGTCAGCATTGCGAGCAAAGAATACAAACCAAACGACtgagaatgtttttttttaataaacaagTTAGATCCGTTCACTGAGATTACTGTTTCTTTTTAATAccaaaagaatagaaaaaaataagTGTCTTTAGAAGATTACTTCATTCTTATTTCTGACGCGAAAGATCGCAAAATATGCgcaaaaatcaatatttacgACACGCAATCGAAACAATGGATAATTGATACAAAAAGTAAACTTTATTCTTCCGACaaatttaaaatagaaatttgtttgtaaatgAATTCAAAATCGAGGATCAATTAAGAATTAATTTTCAATAGTATCGTATTAAATATACCACGCTGTAGCACTACATGTAATATCATAATGTCAAATAAAGAAAGTTATAATTGAGAAATATCTTGATCTACAGATGAGACCACCATTGAAGAAGGCGATGTTCCATCTGGCTTGGTCACCGGACAGTTTGCCCACTTGGGAGGCTATCGCGCCGTTGCTCGAGTATTTAGACATGCACCTGGTGGTGCTAAACTCGGCTCTGCTTACAGTGAACTTCAATCGAGTTCTTCAAGACATCTGGGAAGTGGTGCTGGCTGAGCTGAGCAACCAAATGGACGGAAACGCGGGCGTAAGCAGAATCTTAACGCTATCTCATGACGAATAGGCATAAAATAATatctttatacatttatggaaaGTTTGATAGTGCGAAAAATATCCAAAAGAAGTATTTAAAATATCCatagtatttaataaaaatgaatcaaTTTTCTACTTAGGTTCCAtcgttttaattatattcagaaTATGCATACATATCCGGTACTCTTACGATGAAGTATTTAATGTCGATTGATATCGATGCCTTTAACATTGTCACCAATCGTTGTGTAACTGAAAACGATAAAGAAAGGATTGTTATTGGTttgatttgttaaaaaatctgttTCTCTATAGGATAAACCAGCGATGTTTTACGAAAGACTTCACGAGGCGCTGGACTTATTGGCGACGTTCTTCCACGAGGATGATAAAGGTTTGCCGTTCGAAACACTTAAATGTCAGAGTTTCCTGAATGTTGAGGAACGGCTTCAGTATCACAAAATGGATACAACATTCTTGATCGACCGATTTTATCGACAACGACTTCAGGTTACTATATGATctgattttctttttcctttgtgtCGCAAAGCTGTAATCGAAGTTAAATCGAAGTTTGGTATAGTTGCACGATTTTTTTAACTGTAAAGTGACTACTCTGATCTTCTTAGGACCAACTAAACACCGTATCCTCCGAATATGGCGTTCTAACGGTGAGAGCGTATCTAAATCACGATTCTCTGTGCGTGGAAGTTATAAATGCCAGAGACGTGATACCATTAGATCCAAACGGTTACAGCGATCCCTTCGTGATAATCGAATTGCTGCCACGAAGAGTCTTCGAGCATTGCGCCGAGCAGCACACCAACGTCAAGAAGAAAACTCTGAACCCTATGTTCGACGAATGTTTCGAATTGTAAGCAACGAAGAACAAATTTCTAACATCGAATGCAAAGATTTAACTACGTACATACGTTGATCATTCTTTGATATATTCGAAGATTTACAAATACTCAGAAACGTACAGACCTTCGTAAAAGATGATTAAAGGTCTTGAAATTTCGATATTGTTCTTACAATAAGAAATAACTTGGTAGAGTCGTGTCCTAAGGCACACCAATAACTGTCGGTATTGCTGGTAGTTCGTGAAActtgaattattgaattatttcgaATCGTGCCTATAAAAAGTTGATTCTTTCATTCGATCGTAACATTTCAAAGTAATCAAATCGATATTTTCCCTATCGGTTGATCATCGTAATCACTTGGCGTATATTTTTATGCCATCGACTCTCTACGAACTTCTCTGTCGTTAGCTCCGTGAGCGTGGAGCAGTGTCGAAGTCCAAACGCCATGGTTCTGTTCACCGTAATGGATCACGACGTGCTCACGGCGAATGACTTCGCTGGTGAAGCGTTCTTGGGGCTCAGCACGATACCTGGTGTTACCGACTCGAATGCCAGTATAGACAATTTCCACGGCCTCAAGCACACCGAGTTACCCCTGATGCATCAGAAGAATCGAAGTGAGTTCGATGAACGCGTACTACGTACAATCTTCTCGTTCTTATTCGATTCATTTTCATCTATTTTCTCTGAAAGAGCGAACATCGTAACAGACGAAGGCgaagtaaaaatatattccTTGTTATTTCGATATTCTTATGTTATAATGTCGTTATACGAAGTACGAtaatattgttatttaatattgttTATATCGTATTCGATGCTCTAGGGTAGCTGGATACGATAATTGAATTTGTTGCGAAACTTCGTCAAACTAATATGATTTCCACGACGTTGAAACAGTAAACGAATTTCATAACAATCTCATCAGACGCAACGTAATTTTGATAAAatgtttctttaaaaatatcCATTTGGAAGAAACGCTGAGTTAGTGGACGTTTTAACAGACTCTTACGACTCGAAATTGATCAGAACTCCCGCGCTGTTCTATCTTTATGATCAGAGATATCGCAAAGGCAGTTGGGaaaatcaaaatattcgaaactcTTCGTTCTAATAAGTTTGGTTGttctaaaattaagaatttctcTCTTTCATCTTTCTCGTACATCGCATACGAGCTATTGACAGACGTTTATAAGTCTACGCACGGTACAATACACGAAGAAACAGATTCGGTAAAAATCTTCGATCGATGTCAAATCTACAATTGGTCTTTTCGTTTCTAGATCATCCGATTCTACAAATTCTGGAGACGAGAGTCGGCGACAAGATGGCCCTGGATTTCGTGAAGAAGCAGAAGCAACGGTTCGCCTCGACGTAAGACGGGTTCGTAACCGGAAACGAGGTAGCACCGCGAAAAAGAGGAATGTCGTCGTTGATACGCGACTATTGTTTTGAATATCAGCACTCGATGGggaagaaacaagaaaaaatcagaaaaagtgaaaagaaaataaaaaattgaaaaacgaaAAATCAAAATCCATCCCCGCGGGAAGCAAGTCGACTCTCTTCTCGAGGTTTATAGCCTTGAAATTCGTCAGATCTTTCTCAGTGTAAATCGTGTTGAATATAATCGGTGTTGGTAACTAACGAAGTTAAATAAACGAAGAGtaatattgttattaaaaaaaaagaaggaaacattgaggattaagaaaaagaaatcgaaaatcgaAGAGAGACTATTGAAAAAAAgagaacatatatatatataaatatatatatattatcagaACTATTTTTGTGTGGAGAGGAGAAGAATCGAATTGCAGGAGAAGCGTataaaaaaggaaggaaaatatttaaaaaaataaaaacaaaaaaatcgTTTAAATTTATCAGCCTGATGTATCTAAAGATAAatgttaaaaacaaaaaaaaaaaaggaacaaaatgCTACCGTCGAGACCGTCGAAACTCGAAGCAATGCTAAACGGCCGTGACACATAGACGCAACGTTGAAACCGAAAACTCATTTTTCGAAACTGAAAACAGCGtcattaaaaaaagataaagtaGGGAGAATGAGGATTTATTTCGAACCTCGATACGTCCATCGATCGTAATTGAAAGAAAGTGACTCCTTTTTCCCTTGCATATAAAAATACCGATAACAGATGGAAGAATgaacgaaataattaaatatacaaatctatatatatatatatacgtacacattaaagtataaagtattaAAGTAACGTAATAATCACCGCCGATTCGCATCGCTTCGACAATTAAAGAATCAATCCCACAGAGAATCGATATACGATATTTTTCTTACTCGTCATTGGCTAAACGTATCTCTTTCTATCTTTCCACCGCCGTCGTTTCTCACTTCTCGATCCAAATATACTTGCAGCGATATTTTCTTCTGATCTCGCGTGGCGCGATCCATCGAATCCTTTCGTCGAATCTCGTGCGACGGATTTCGATCGACGTTTACAAAAGCGAAACGATataagcaaaataaaataagagagaaaacaGAAAAAGCATGCGAATGAGAATGGAATTTACAAGAGGAagacgaaaaaggaaaaaaacgaaaaaaaaaaaataaaaaaagaaaaggaagtaaATGAAAATTCGTAGATGAACGATGATCCTACGCTCGTGTTGCACCGTGTTGCGTATTGCATAAGGTTGTACgcggaaaaatataaaaaaaaaccacacatacacacacgttACACGCATGTATAATGAATTTAATCGAATAATTAAGAATACCAAGCGAAAGTGTCTAACCCCTTGCGTATCTGTGTCCCGCACACAGGGATTCAGTGTTTGATTTTGCTCGTACAATCTGAAATCTTTCTACAGCTCTTTTCCGATCTCCTCGACACGGCGCGTGTGTCGTGTTTCTAAatcgaatcgatcgattcgaCGAAATTGGACGAGTATCAGACGAAAGAACGTATAATATATGTAGTTGAACGAGTTTGAATCTCATTGGACTTTCTCGTGGATAGTTCGCGagtttttacaaaatttcgaTCGCGATCGTGGTTAAGAATGTTTGGAGGAAAGGAAAGCGGAACGTTAATGACGTTAACGGAAAGGGAAAGTTTATTGAAACGGGGAAATTATAGGGGAAATTGAATGGATAATCGAAGGAAATCGGCGACCAATAACGTAGATAGAACAGTCGGAGTAGGTAATTTCGAGGGAAAAGACGAACGATTAAAAAAAAACGCACACTCGTCAATTTTTCTATTGCACGATATATTCACGCGCGTCTCGTTTGCGTCTACATAcacacgtacgtacgtacacACGCGAGAataaaacaactaaataaataaaaaaaaaaaatattagaataaaaagaaagaaaaacgaaaaaaatgagAAACTGGAGGAGAAGATCGACAACACACCTTTGTATTTCACACACGCCTTCGAAGAGAAACTATAAGAAAGAATATGTGAAAAACGAATTTagggaaaattatttaaaaaaagaaaatcaagacaaagagaaacggaagaagaagaaacgatgatCTCTCGAAATGTCGTCTGTCCGATCCTCGGTATAATCTCGTGCATCGAATCCAATCGAACTCTATTTGCTTTTTCAACCTTTTACAATCACCAGAAACGTATGTACGATTTGTCTTGTATCGTAAGacgaataaattaatataaatgtacGGAAATATTGCTGTCTTACGTTCACAGCCTCCCTGCTATTTCATTCatcattaatttttcttttttacacgTATAATGtccttcttttattttcattttctaagAAGGAAGTCTATATTTCCTTCTTTGCGTTTCTTATTACGAAGGTATGGTATTTGAAACGAATAATTCAAAGTACGTGGAAGAAGATGACACTGTAATGTTTAAGTCTAAAAATGAAATTGTCTTGAAAGAATCCTGAGGTACGAGATCTTATCCAAATGAAAGAAATTAACAACGATAAATATCAGcattaaatttacaaaaatatctgCTTTACATTTTTCCACACATACgtgtaaaaattctacaaaattttcttcctcaaatcttaaaaataatatatatatatatagaaaagatTATACAAATAAAGCATCTTAGTAAATTATCAATCACAAACtgtaaaaaatgaaaaggacAATCGAAAAAGATCTACAAACGTATCAGGACATCATTGTACGGTATTTTACTCGACTGATTTCTGAGTTTGCACAGGACTATCAATCTTTTGCAACACATTCGCGCATTCTTCTGCCCGTATAATTAATTCACCGTCTAATTTTTCCAACGTTGGTAAACGTCTGGCGACTTCCAATCTCCAGTTCTCCACCTAAAAATGCATTCTGTGAAATATTATCGCGATCAATCAAATTGTTCAAACATTTCTTTACTTAAGTATTTCTTTCGTTCGGTGAATACAACGTTTTGAGAAGTCCACAAATTATTTCATACGAAACATTTGAATATAACATTTTAAAGCGTAAATGCATGAAATTTCTACATTTATCGAAACTCAGGCTTCCAGATAAAAGACGCGTATCTCTTACTTGGTAAACATATCCCAACGTTTCGCCAACTACCTTCATCAAAATTCAAAGAACACGCTGGTGTGAAACGTCGGGAAATGTCTTTCAAGAAGACGTGTCTTACATCTGGAAGCCTGAATTTTGACAATTATGTAACTTCAGGAGCTGTCGTATCGCTTTCTCGCACAAAATCGAACTAACGTTATTACTGAAATTTTAAAAGCCACGAGTTGTTTTTCGTAATAATTTATCCCGTTTAACGTAACATTTGACTCGTACAACAAATTTTGTTAAtagaacaaatgaaattttagaatTAAGTTTGACAAATTACAAAGCACTCCTGTAATTGTGCTGTTTAACATAAAATTTTAAGGTTGTCGACAAAGACATCTACgatctataatttataatttgcaaGTTCGATAGTAATAACATCgtcatttattaaattattgttCAAAGAAGACTCTGGTTACAGAATCACGAATcaggaaaaatatctttttgtCAACTGCGTTTATTCATaacataacatttaacgtaacaTTCTTTCTCTTAATAACGTCGAATAGAAGATAACAAGATTCTGAGGTATTTTTACAAATGCAGCAAGATTAAACTAAAGACGAAGATAAACCTACCTCTAAGCTCTCGTACAATGGATTTCCGACGAATACGAGATCCTGAAGATTGGTAAGTTCTTGAAGTTTGTTAAATTCGGTCCACTCCCTAACCAAATTATTCGACATGTAGACAACACGCAGATTCCTCATCGCATTGATTCCCTTCATTTTCTCGATCAGATTGTACGAAATCCAAAGTTCCTCCAGAGTGTCGCCTAATGCTTCTAAGCCAGCGAATCCTTTTATCAAGTTACGTCCTAACGAGAGGATCCTTAGGTTCTTCAGTGTTCCGATTCCTACGTCAATTCCAACAATTTCAAAACTCTTTTTCCCTCTACTTACGCGATTTATGTAATTTTCAAATCCCTG
Above is a genomic segment from Bombus vancouverensis nearcticus chromosome 1, iyBomVanc1_principal, whole genome shotgun sequence containing:
- the LOC117159444 gene encoding dynein axonemal light chain 1 isoform X1 translates to MFYRNTDKNRNEELSQSEKNIRKRLNIRLLSQTRIIHGKTLAPTLANYSSINFQGFENYINRVSRGKKSFEIVGIDVGIGTLKNLRILSLGRNLIKGFAGLEALGDTLEELWISYNLIEKMKGINAMRNLRVVYMSNNLVREWTEFNKLQELTNLQDLVFVGNPLYESLEVENWRLEVARRLPTLEKLDGELIIRAEECANVLQKIDSPVQTQKSVE
- the LOC117159444 gene encoding dynein axonemal light chain 1 isoform X2 codes for the protein MTTIKPTTCKEAIRLWEEENKQEASTAKEVILSFQWPPIEKMDNALAVLINCEKLSLSTNMIEKIAGIGTLKNLRILSLGRNLIKGFAGLEALGDTLEELWISYNLIEKMKGINAMRNLRVVYMSNNLVREWTEFNKLQELTNLQDLVFVGNPLYESLEVENWRLEVARRLPTLEKLDGELIIRAEECANVLQKIDSPVQTQKSVE